Proteins from a genomic interval of Gloeocapsa sp. PCC 73106:
- a CDS encoding integrin alpha — protein MTIASPFELANIDGTNGTVIQGVSGSQSFAYDVSSIGDINRDGIDDFVIGEEENNRAYVIFGNANGIPNNLNVNALGRNGYRIIGPVDSDLGEEAAGVGGDVNQDGFNDFIVGASNAASAYVIFGGTTTADLSVVNSNNNRFIKIQGITGDQFGYSVGGAGDFNGDGVSDVVIGAPGPFDGDGSVFILYGGANFPTEELDLNVANSLNVTNGLRIDNDVTTDGSPGFGLDVDSAGNFDGIGPNDIIVSDPGANGDEGAVFIISGDNNSTSTPRNLSEFSFLRVDGVGTDFAGTSVSRTGNVGGSSNDDVIIGAPGRGAGRAYVIFGRGGGIIDLSTTTLTGTNGFVIT, from the coding sequence ATGACGATCGCTTCACCATTTGAACTAGCGAATATCGATGGTACTAACGGTACCGTAATACAGGGAGTTTCAGGCTCCCAGTCCTTCGCCTATGACGTCTCCAGCATAGGAGATATTAACAGGGATGGTATTGATGATTTTGTAATTGGGGAAGAAGAGAATAACAGAGCTTATGTAATTTTTGGTAATGCTAATGGCATACCCAACAATTTAAACGTCAACGCCCTTGGTCGTAACGGTTATCGTATTATTGGTCCGGTTGATAGCGATCTTGGCGAAGAGGCGGCAGGTGTAGGGGGCGATGTCAACCAGGATGGTTTCAATGATTTTATCGTTGGGGCAAGTAATGCCGCTAGCGCCTATGTAATCTTTGGAGGAACCACAACCGCTGATTTAAGTGTGGTCAATTCCAATAATAACAGATTTATTAAGATTCAAGGTATTACAGGTGACCAATTCGGTTACTCTGTCGGTGGCGCTGGAGATTTTAATGGCGATGGTGTCTCCGATGTAGTAATTGGTGCTCCTGGTCCTTTTGATGGCGACGGGTCAGTTTTTATTCTCTATGGTGGTGCGAATTTCCCGACTGAGGAATTAGATTTAAATGTTGCCAACTCGCTCAATGTCACCAATGGTCTGAGAATAGATAATGATGTAACAACTGATGGATCGCCCGGATTCGGTCTTGATGTAGACAGTGCCGGCAATTTCGATGGCATTGGACCTAATGATATCATCGTGAGCGATCCCGGTGCCAACGGTGATGAGGGTGCTGTTTTTATCATCTCGGGTGATAATAACTCAACTAGTACACCCAGAAACCTTAGCGAGTTTAGTTTTCTCCGAGTTGATGGTGTTGGTACTGACTTCGCAGGCACCTCCGTAAGCCGAACTGGAAATGTTGGCGGTAGCAGTAATGACGATGTGATTATTGGCGCTCCCGGCCGAGGTGCAGGAAGAGCTTATGTCATCTTTGGTCGTGGTGGCGGTATTATAGATTTAAGTACTACTACCCTCACTGGTACCAATGGCTTTGTCATTACC
- a CDS encoding DUF4347 domain-containing protein, translating into MFTLDPSQDGIEQITQTLAKYENIAAIHILSHGSPGTIYLGNSQLNLDTLSQYRAQLQTWNASEILLYGCNVASGDAGTEFINKLHTITKASIAATQTLTGNSELGGNWDLEVRLGEIHSESAIAPETRRVYTGVLATYTVNTLQDENDGISVNNVSLRDAIGAANANPGADTIIFDPIVTNGVIPLNAGLGITDDLTITGDGTIRISGRDTHRPFTVANSSRVINVTLDQLQIIDGRVNGSVGGGIYNEENLTITDSTIANNLAVGPSNTNWGFGGGIYNVGRLAIINSNISNNTVADGQRALGAGIFSYGTFFIVNSTISNNINSAPEGRGAGIFYENNSLSTIINSTINNNSSQGTAGIDNRGNLQIINSTISRNTARGIQNLNQLSIFNSTITDNIADGVVSIDGGSVVTQVTNSIIAGNNNGEDVLSGDNNNTFFSRGGNLIGGGNAVGAFTTSTDQTGITNPQLGPLANNGGPTLTHALLANSSAIDAGFDVAIPTDSFDIDGDGNTSERLPLDQRGLGFLRVIGSAVDAGAIEFQSDTTTVFVTLSPTSVIEDGSANLVYTFTRRGDTSTPLNVGFNVGGSATFNSDYTQSGADSFSASSGSINFGPNQATKTITIDPTRDTNVESNESVALTVISGTGYTVVSPSTASGTITDDDAAVVSISVSPTSVTEDGSANIVYTFTRTGVISNPLNDVRFNVGGTATFNNDYTQSGASSFSGSSGRINFSANQATKTVTINPNQDTTVEPNETVALTLVNGSTYSVANPTIATGTITNDDATLSLTLAPTSVTEDGSTNLVYTFRRTGNTSTPLSNVRFSVSGTATLNNDYVQNGAASFTGGSGSINFGANQATKTVTLNPTADTRVEPDETLRLALISGTGYTLAGTTSATGTIRNDDTSANRLLALINPEIGMSI; encoded by the coding sequence GTGTTTACACTTGATCCCTCTCAAGATGGGATTGAACAAATTACCCAAACCCTCGCTAAGTACGAAAATATCGCGGCTATTCATATCCTATCTCATGGAAGTCCCGGGACTATCTATTTAGGTAACAGTCAACTCAATTTAGATACCCTATCGCAATACAGAGCACAGTTACAAACCTGGAACGCTTCAGAGATTCTACTCTATGGGTGTAACGTGGCTTCTGGAGACGCAGGAACAGAATTTATCAATAAGCTACATACAATTACTAAAGCGAGCATCGCCGCAACCCAAACTCTAACGGGTAATTCAGAGTTGGGGGGTAACTGGGATTTAGAGGTAAGACTGGGAGAGATTCACTCCGAAAGTGCGATTGCACCTGAAACCAGAAGAGTTTATACGGGTGTGTTGGCGACTTATACGGTGAATACGCTTCAGGATGAAAACGATGGGATTAGTGTAAATAATGTTTCCCTCAGAGATGCGATCGGAGCAGCTAACGCCAACCCAGGAGCTGATACGATCATCTTTGACCCGATTGTAACTAATGGGGTGATTCCTCTTAACGCTGGGTTGGGTATCACCGATGATTTGACAATCACGGGGGATGGAACTATTCGCATCAGCGGAAGAGATACTCACCGTCCGTTTACTGTTGCTAATAGTAGCAGAGTTATTAACGTTACTCTTGATCAACTGCAGATTATTGATGGACGGGTTAATGGGTCCGTAGGAGGGGGAATTTATAATGAAGAAAATTTAACCATTACTGACAGTACTATTGCCAATAACCTTGCTGTAGGTCCGAGTAATACCAACTGGGGATTTGGTGGTGGGATTTATAACGTAGGTAGACTCGCCATAATCAACAGCAACATATCCAATAACACCGTAGCAGATGGACAACGTGCCTTAGGCGCTGGAATTTTTAGTTATGGAACTTTCTTCATAGTAAATAGCACTATCTCTAATAACATCAACTCTGCACCAGAGGGAAGAGGTGCTGGTATTTTTTATGAAAACAATTCCTTGAGTACTATTATCAACAGTACCATCAACAATAACTCTTCTCAAGGAACTGCAGGAATTGATAATCGTGGTAACTTACAGATTATCAACAGCACGATCTCCCGTAACACGGCTAGGGGTATTCAAAACCTCAATCAACTCTCCATATTCAACAGCACCATCACCGACAATATAGCCGACGGAGTGGTATCAATTGATGGTGGTAGTGTAGTTACCCAAGTAACCAACTCGATCATCGCTGGAAATAACAATGGGGAAGACGTACTATCCGGCGACAATAATAACACCTTTTTCAGTCGGGGAGGGAATCTCATCGGTGGCGGTAACGCAGTAGGAGCATTTACCACATCTACAGACCAAACCGGAATTACTAACCCTCAACTTGGTCCTTTGGCTAATAATGGCGGTCCTACCCTTACCCACGCCCTCCTGGCTAATAGTTCGGCGATTGACGCAGGTTTCGACGTTGCTATTCCTACAGATAGCTTTGATATCGATGGAGACGGTAATACCAGTGAACGACTTCCCCTGGACCAACGGGGTTTAGGCTTTCTGCGCGTCATTGGTTCAGCAGTAGACGCGGGTGCGATTGAGTTTCAATCCGATACAACCACAGTTTTCGTCACCCTATCTCCCACGAGTGTCATCGAAGATGGTAGCGCCAATCTCGTTTATACTTTTACTCGTCGAGGTGATACCAGTACACCCCTAAATGTAGGATTTAACGTTGGAGGTAGCGCGACTTTCAATAGCGATTATACCCAGAGTGGAGCTGACTCCTTCAGTGCTAGCAGTGGTAGTATTAACTTTGGCCCTAATCAAGCCACCAAAACCATCACCATTGATCCCACTCGAGACACTAACGTAGAGTCTAACGAAAGCGTAGCCCTAACTGTAATTAGTGGTACTGGCTACACAGTTGTTAGTCCTAGCACCGCTAGCGGTACCATTACCGATGATGATGCAGCCGTTGTTAGCATCAGCGTCTCTCCCACCAGTGTCACCGAAGATGGTAGCGCCAATATCGTTTATACCTTTACTCGTACGGGTGTGATTAGTAATCCCCTTAATGACGTCAGATTTAACGTCGGTGGAACAGCTACATTTAACAACGATTACACCCAAAGCGGCGCGAGTTCCTTTAGTGGAAGCAGCGGGAGAATCAACTTTAGTGCGAATCAAGCTACCAAAACTGTTACTATTAACCCCAATCAAGATACTACTGTAGAACCTAACGAAACTGTCGCTTTAACTCTCGTCAACGGTAGTACTTACAGCGTTGCTAACCCTACCATAGCTACCGGGACGATTACCAACGACGACGCGACCTTAAGCTTGACTCTTGCTCCCACGAGCGTAACAGAAGATGGTAGTACTAATCTAGTTTACACTTTCAGACGCACCGGTAATACTAGTACTCCTCTGAGCAACGTTCGATTTAGCGTCAGTGGGACAGCCACTTTGAATAATGATTACGTTCAAAATGGTGCCGCTTCATTTACTGGTGGAAGTGGAAGTATCAATTTTGGTGCGAATCAAGCGACTAAAACTGTAACTCTTAACCCCACCGCAGATACCAGAGTGGAACCGGATGAAACGCTGAGACTAGCCTTAATCAGTGGTACGGGCTATACTCTGGCGGGCACTACTAGTGCGACGGGTACGATTAGAAACGATGATACCAGTGCTAACAGGTTATTAGCGCTAATTAATCCAGAGATTGGAATGAGTATCTAA
- a CDS encoding type II toxin-antitoxin system Phd/YefM family antitoxin, with the protein MKTYTLTETRNQHGEVFDVAQVEPVLITKQKRPTHVIISAQTYQKLINRLEELETLNLGNQAQIALNQSKMVGSDEFTAALEQIANG; encoded by the coding sequence ATGAAAACCTACACTCTGACTGAAACAAGGAATCAACATGGTGAAGTTTTTGATGTAGCTCAAGTTGAGCCAGTCTTAATCACTAAACAAAAAAGACCAACTCATGTGATTATTTCCGCCCAAACCTATCAAAAATTAATTAACAGGTTAGAAGAACTTGAAACTCTCAACTTAGGAAATCAGGCTCAAATAGCACTAAATCAATCAAAAATGGTAGGTAGCGACGAATTCACAGCCGCCCTAGAACAGATTGCCAATGGCTAA
- a CDS encoding type II toxin-antitoxin system RelE/ParE family toxin has protein sequence MAKLDGLQSVLDFLKDLQPKIAAQIAKKTLSLNIEPLPNDSKQLKGYKNFYRVDCGEYRIVYRYQTDEDLVEVILVGKRNDDEVYKKLERLLK, from the coding sequence ATGGCTAAACTTGATGGGCTACAATCTGTCTTGGATTTCCTCAAAGATTTACAACCAAAAATTGCGGCTCAAATTGCCAAAAAAACATTATCTCTCAATATCGAACCACTACCCAATGATAGTAAACAATTGAAAGGGTATAAAAATTTTTATCGTGTAGACTGTGGTGAATATCGAATTGTTTATCGTTATCAAACTGATGAAGATTTGGTGGAAGTCATTCTTGTGGGCAAACGTAATGATGATGAAGTGTACAAGAAACTGGAGCGTTTGTTGAAATAA
- a CDS encoding Lin0512 family protein, which yields MSQKRLIIEMGMGIDQHGQSPTVAAARAVRNAIAHNALPGVWEVAGLEHPDQMIVEVQVAVPYPEQVEAAEVLAVLPFGQKTLTVTDGGMVVQGRAIASLADKNDEMLIAVAAVTVIIPD from the coding sequence ATGAGTCAAAAACGCTTAATTATCGAAATGGGGATGGGTATAGATCAACATGGACAAAGTCCCACAGTAGCCGCAGCTAGAGCAGTACGTAACGCGATCGCCCATAACGCCCTACCAGGAGTTTGGGAAGTAGCTGGATTAGAACACCCCGATCAAATGATCGTAGAAGTACAAGTCGCCGTACCCTATCCCGAACAAGTAGAAGCCGCAGAAGTTCTAGCAGTGCTTCCTTTTGGTCAGAAAACCTTAACCGTTACCGATGGTGGTATGGTAGTCCAAGGACGCGCGATCGCTTCTTTAGCTGATAAAAATGATGAAATGTTGATTGCTGTCGCCGCTGTCACTGTGATTATTCCCGACTGA
- a CDS encoding Ycf51 family protein — protein MNLNLPADFGIYAQWSGILTLVCLGLAIIAAIARWGFRFRLVGVTGFMAVLTIGLFGLSLGLAPRSLLPDALRYKVTYDNGADQIVIVVPNQVTPTQVEATLRQAAADLYSPGRIGPSGELSIRVRTIIHPQTGVSQPLYLGEVKRSLGQRVDENMNIAVFSEEFAQLPQ, from the coding sequence ATGAATCTCAATCTACCCGCCGATTTTGGTATCTATGCACAATGGTCTGGTATTTTAACCCTAGTTTGTCTAGGATTAGCGATAATTGCGGCTATAGCGCGTTGGGGCTTTCGTTTTCGTTTAGTAGGTGTTACCGGTTTTATGGCAGTTCTGACTATAGGTCTATTTGGCTTAAGTTTGGGCCTAGCTCCTCGCAGTTTGCTACCCGATGCTCTACGCTATAAAGTAACCTACGATAATGGCGCCGACCAGATAGTTATTGTCGTACCCAATCAAGTAACTCCCACCCAGGTAGAAGCGACCCTACGTCAAGCCGCAGCTGATCTTTACTCCCCTGGTAGAATCGGTCCCAGTGGGGAACTGAGTATCAGAGTTAGAACGATTATCCACCCTCAAACAGGAGTATCTCAACCCCTGTATCTAGGAGAAGTCAAGCGTTCTTTAGGTCAACGCGTGGACGAAAATATGAATATAGCTGTATTTAGCGAAGAATTTGCCCAATTACCCCAATGA
- a CDS encoding rhodanese-related sulfurtransferase, protein MKFVVATFYKFVSLPDFAEKKPSLLLKCQEENIKGTILLASEGINGTICGFSHSISAILAFLRSDTRLEDLRALESPCDFIPFDRLKVRLKKEIVTIGIKEVDASNQVGTYIEPQNWNNLILDPEVLVIDTRNDYEFELGTFKNAINPETESFGEFPDYVRSQLAGNKQQKLALFCTGGIRCEKATSFLLDQGFTEVYHLKGGILKYLTDVPTEESLWEGECFVFDQRVILSDKT, encoded by the coding sequence ATGAAATTTGTTGTAGCCACATTTTACAAGTTCGTCAGTTTACCCGATTTTGCTGAGAAAAAGCCCTCATTGTTGTTAAAATGCCAAGAAGAGAACATCAAGGGCACAATTTTACTAGCATCAGAGGGTATTAACGGGACGATTTGCGGCTTTTCACACTCAATCTCTGCTATTTTAGCTTTTTTACGATCAGATACCCGTTTAGAAGATTTACGCGCTTTAGAATCGCCTTGTGATTTTATCCCTTTTGATCGCCTCAAAGTCAGACTAAAAAAAGAAATTGTCACTATCGGTATCAAGGAAGTAGATGCAAGTAACCAAGTAGGAACTTATATTGAGCCGCAAAACTGGAATAATCTTATTTTAGATCCCGAAGTATTAGTAATTGACACTAGAAACGATTACGAATTTGAGTTAGGAACATTTAAGAACGCCATCAATCCCGAAACGGAGTCTTTTGGGGAGTTTCCCGATTACGTTCGTTCTCAACTAGCTGGTAATAAACAGCAAAAACTGGCTTTATTCTGTACAGGAGGAATTCGGTGCGAAAAGGCTACATCTTTTTTACTAGACCAAGGCTTTACGGAAGTGTATCACCTAAAAGGGGGTATTCTCAAATATCTGACCGATGTACCCACTGAAGAAAGTCTCTGGGAAGGAGAATGCTTCGTTTTCGATCAGAGAGTCATTCTTTCTGATAAAACTTGA
- a CDS encoding tetratricopeptide repeat protein, whose amino-acid sequence MATNNLEQQAYDLLRQNHYQEAINIYEELLADNPHDLNYCYLGLAWLLQGDATAAQEVWLTMMLESVENSAELVEVLLNILDEEILIQISSNNLRTASIIYAQIKEIEPDYLNLQLNISKILSNWQQEAAQLRLSRQLELAKEKYQSLVNFAPESPDLWQSLALINYELFNFDAALEYINQAIALNQQNFIYYYNAGLILEKMNRGLQAVETYKQAIYLNPQHLDSYNNLGNLLFNLQQLEAAAQFYRQAIALQPNNYGSYINFGNLLMYCGEIESALNTYKQAVNLSNDPEIYFWVVNNIRSYNYIQEAITFAQDNAHLFPDNPFVRIESKRILPFVYQNAKEIDNYRKRLEEFIDSLLKINLTERLTLAAANNLIQRHTNYHLHYQAKNDLDLQSKYGLFVQRVMSGLYPQFSIKPVHTQGEKIKVGYISYCLKNHVVGKLALGWVKNHDPQRFQVYCYYLGDKWDNVTREFQQFSYKLSHHSNADNLEIIGQQIVRDELDILVFLDLGMYPRMTQLASLKLAPIQCVTWMHPITSGIPNIDYFISGELLEGEKSSQHYTEQLVTLPNLSIYYQPRELPKVEPDRSKFKLSPQAVVYLSSQFPSKYLPQYDYLFPAIATEVKNAQFVFVHPLVHQGKNESIYEQLWTRIKQAFADYNLNAEDYCIFLPTLKNSEDYWHLFLACDLFLDTIGFTGFNSTLDAIESHLPVVTHQGEFFRTRQSAGILTMIQVTETIATSEKEYLELAIKLGLDSQWRHLIVEKIKANLKLLYHDLETVKALETFYQTVINAEPGT is encoded by the coding sequence ATGGCTACAAATAATTTAGAACAACAAGCCTACGATTTATTGCGACAAAATCATTATCAGGAAGCGATTAATATTTATGAGGAATTGTTAGCAGATAATCCCCATGATCTGAATTATTGTTATTTGGGCTTAGCGTGGTTGTTACAAGGAGATGCAACAGCAGCTCAGGAAGTTTGGCTGACAATGATGTTAGAATCTGTTGAAAATAGTGCAGAGTTAGTTGAAGTATTGTTAAACATTCTAGATGAAGAAATCCTAATACAAATTAGCTCAAATAACCTAAGAACAGCATCGATAATTTACGCTCAAATAAAGGAAATAGAACCTGATTATTTAAATCTTCAGTTAAATATATCGAAAATCCTGAGTAATTGGCAGCAAGAAGCGGCACAATTGAGATTATCCCGTCAGTTGGAGTTAGCTAAAGAAAAATATCAGTCGTTAGTGAATTTTGCACCAGAGTCTCCTGATTTATGGCAGTCTCTCGCTTTAATTAACTATGAATTATTTAATTTTGACGCAGCTTTAGAATATATCAACCAGGCGATCGCTCTGAATCAGCAGAATTTTATTTACTATTACAATGCTGGACTGATTTTGGAAAAAATGAACAGGGGTTTACAAGCAGTTGAAACTTATAAACAGGCAATTTACCTAAATCCTCAGCATTTAGATTCTTATAATAATCTGGGAAATTTGTTATTTAATCTTCAGCAACTAGAAGCCGCAGCACAATTTTATCGTCAAGCGATCGCTCTTCAACCAAATAATTACGGTAGCTACATTAATTTTGGTAATCTTTTAATGTATTGCGGTGAGATAGAATCAGCTTTAAATACCTATAAACAAGCTGTAAATCTTAGCAATGACCCAGAGATTTACTTTTGGGTAGTTAATAACATTCGCTCCTATAATTATATTCAAGAAGCTATAACTTTTGCGCAAGATAATGCTCATCTATTTCCAGATAACCCTTTTGTCAGAATAGAATCAAAGAGAATATTACCTTTTGTCTACCAAAATGCCAAAGAAATAGATAATTACCGGAAGAGGTTAGAAGAATTCATTGATTCATTGCTAAAAATTAATCTAACAGAAAGATTAACTCTAGCAGCAGCAAATAATTTAATCCAAAGACACACCAACTATCATCTACATTACCAAGCTAAAAATGATTTAGACTTACAAAGTAAATATGGTCTATTTGTACAGCGAGTCATGTCAGGATTGTATCCCCAGTTTTCTATAAAACCAGTTCATACTCAGGGAGAAAAAATTAAAGTAGGCTATATTTCCTATTGTCTGAAAAATCACGTAGTGGGAAAATTAGCTTTAGGTTGGGTCAAAAATCACGATCCTCAACGATTCCAAGTTTACTGCTATTATTTAGGAGACAAATGGGATAATGTAACTAGAGAATTCCAACAATTTAGCTATAAACTGTCCCACCATAGTAACGCTGATAACCTAGAAATAATCGGTCAGCAAATAGTTAGAGACGAATTAGATATTTTAGTTTTTCTTGACTTAGGAATGTATCCACGCATGACACAGCTAGCATCATTAAAACTAGCTCCCATTCAGTGCGTTACTTGGATGCATCCTATCACTTCAGGAATTCCCAATATCGATTATTTTATTTCCGGTGAACTGTTAGAAGGAGAAAAATCTTCTCAGCACTATACTGAACAATTAGTTACACTACCAAATTTATCGATTTATTATCAACCTCGAGAATTGCCTAAAGTTGAACCAGATAGAAGTAAATTTAAGTTATCTCCACAAGCTGTAGTATATCTTTCTTCTCAGTTTCCCTCTAAATACCTACCTCAATACGATTATCTTTTTCCCGCGATCGCAACCGAGGTAAAAAACGCTCAATTTGTATTTGTACATCCTCTAGTGCATCAAGGTAAAAACGAGTCAATTTACGAGCAGTTATGGACTAGAATTAAGCAGGCTTTCGCTGACTATAATTTAAATGCTGAAGATTACTGTATATTCTTACCGACTCTTAAAAACTCAGAAGACTACTGGCATTTATTTTTAGCTTGCGATCTTTTTTTGGATACCATTGGTTTTACAGGATTTAATTCTACCTTAGACGCGATCGAGTCTCATCTACCGGTAGTTACTCATCAAGGTGAATTTTTCCGAACTCGTCAATCGGCTGGAATCTTAACTATGATTCAGGTGACAGAAACCATCGCTACTAGTGAGAAAGAGTATCTGGAGCTAGCGATTAAATTGGGATTAGATAGTCAATGGCGCCACTTGATAGTAGAGAAGATTAAAGCAAACCTCAAATTACTCTACCATGATCTAGAAACGGTCAAAGCACTAGAAACATTTTATCAGACTGTGATTAATGCGGAACCCGGGACTTGA
- a CDS encoding class I SAM-dependent methyltransferase, with translation MQLLNFAVSCLESGEVYCQIGCASGASLISALVNNPEIMAYGIDEAFNDKLYNYLLEFNLAEQVCICQQNQESFLQELSELDWEDKIGVYYDNNSQSYRDVLAALMSVKPFLSEQALIIVSNFNHPEIEQAVLDFIAWHPPKQVHQLLNTKQSLDSDFDQGLTILLWQSHPNKLQEKKITAQGLLKLANLTNQGKNILLHVGCGTWRPDALPGIFNQEQWEELRLDIDPRVKPDLLSSITDLAILPDNSVNAIYSSHNLEHIYDFEVPVALAEFKRVLKPGGFVLLAVPDLQIAAEWVIRGDLSDTPLYNSPAGDVPALWMFYGMGTVKPNIPYMAHKTGFTANSLQTRLLEVGFNRVEVVREFFNVIAYGYK, from the coding sequence ATGCAACTTCTCAATTTTGCTGTTAGTTGCTTAGAATCAGGAGAAGTTTACTGTCAAATTGGCTGTGCTTCTGGCGCTAGTTTGATCAGCGCTTTAGTCAATAATCCGGAAATAATGGCTTATGGGATTGACGAAGCATTCAATGATAAGTTATATAATTACTTACTGGAATTTAATTTAGCTGAACAAGTTTGTATTTGTCAGCAGAATCAAGAGAGTTTTTTGCAAGAACTAAGTGAGTTAGATTGGGAAGATAAAATAGGAGTTTATTATGACAATAACTCTCAAAGTTACCGCGATGTTTTAGCGGCTTTGATGTCAGTCAAGCCTTTTTTAAGTGAGCAGGCTTTGATAATTGTATCTAATTTCAATCATCCAGAAATAGAACAAGCTGTTCTTGATTTTATCGCTTGGCATCCTCCCAAACAAGTACACCAATTACTAAATACTAAACAAAGCTTAGATAGCGATTTTGACCAAGGACTCACTATTTTACTATGGCAATCGCATCCAAATAAGCTTCAAGAGAAGAAAATAACCGCCCAAGGACTATTAAAATTAGCTAATTTAACTAATCAGGGCAAAAATATTTTACTTCATGTTGGTTGTGGTACTTGGCGTCCCGATGCTTTACCAGGTATATTTAATCAGGAACAATGGGAAGAGTTGCGCTTAGATATTGATCCTCGAGTTAAACCAGATTTACTAAGTTCAATCACCGATTTAGCTATTCTCCCCGATAACTCTGTTAATGCTATCTATTCTTCTCATAATTTAGAACATATTTATGACTTTGAAGTTCCAGTGGCTTTGGCTGAATTTAAGCGTGTTTTAAAACCAGGTGGCTTCGTTTTGTTAGCAGTTCCTGACTTACAAATAGCAGCAGAATGGGTAATTAGAGGAGATTTAAGCGATACACCTTTGTATAATTCACCAGCGGGTGATGTTCCTGCTTTATGGATGTTTTATGGTATGGGTACAGTGAAACCCAATATACCCTATATGGCTCATAAAACGGGTTTTACAGCTAACAGTCTTCAAACAAGACTACTCGAAGTTGGTTTTAATAGAGTCGAGGTTGTCAGAGAATTTTTTAACGTAATTGCTTATGGCTACAAATAA
- a CDS encoding HetZ-related protein 2, with protein sequence MITGADEFKSKWETRLGNDYPAMTIATQQSIIQWLLGDLPTRFSQLSLIELQIQEKAINYRYKILQQGYLNVNPKMAYDRLLKRLGFLSLLTNKIRGWVASSQAHQQTVADVITELIHEMLQRDRYLLSQLNWISQCTPNNNLRNSLLLASLEEYCLRPIRNQPLIAHRFVNFLQSQNRGGITHVPRQELVRIISEEITREDDSLVSLTDNQALESYQELEKWEQVKALRLLVQQELADYLAQEIGTVAVNWLNLYLQGLSPEIISQSLNLSPKQTYRLREKITYHALQVFALKMQPELVQQWLEISLLEHNLGLTSRQWQVYLQNLNQEQIQLISQLKTGKTLEEVCREFKWTKTQGLKKWRELYFLAQKLRNCDLNIIDDIK encoded by the coding sequence ATGATAACCGGTGCAGATGAGTTTAAAAGTAAATGGGAAACTCGTCTCGGGAATGATTATCCGGCCATGACTATTGCTACCCAACAAAGTATTATCCAATGGCTACTAGGAGATCTACCCACTAGATTCAGTCAATTAAGCTTAATCGAACTGCAAATTCAAGAAAAGGCGATCAATTATCGCTACAAGATTTTACAACAAGGATATCTCAATGTTAATCCCAAGATGGCTTATGATCGTTTGCTCAAGCGTTTGGGATTTCTGTCTCTACTAACTAATAAAATTCGTGGTTGGGTAGCTTCTAGTCAGGCTCACCAACAAACGGTAGCTGATGTAATTACAGAATTAATTCATGAGATGTTGCAGCGCGATCGCTATCTTCTATCACAACTCAACTGGATCAGTCAATGTACTCCAAACAATAATCTCAGAAACAGTTTACTTTTAGCTAGTTTAGAAGAGTATTGTCTACGTCCTATCCGCAATCAACCTCTAATCGCTCATCGCTTCGTCAATTTTTTACAGTCTCAAAACCGTGGAGGGATTACCCATGTTCCCCGTCAGGAATTAGTACGGATTATTTCTGAAGAAATCACTAGAGAAGATGACTCTTTGGTGAGTTTAACCGATAACCAAGCCTTGGAGAGTTATCAGGAACTGGAAAAATGGGAACAAGTTAAAGCTTTACGTCTCCTAGTTCAACAAGAACTCGCAGATTATTTAGCTCAAGAAATTGGTACTGTAGCTGTAAACTGGCTTAATTTATATCTCCAAGGATTATCCCCGGAAATCATCTCTCAAAGCTTAAATTTATCCCCTAAACAAACCTACCGACTCCGAGAAAAGATAACTTATCACGCTTTACAAGTTTTCGCTCTCAAAATGCAACCAGAGTTGGTACAGCAATGGCTAGAAATTTCTTTATTGGAGCACAATTTGGGGCTAACCTCCAGGCAATGGCAAGTTTATTTACAAAATCTTAATCAGGAGCAAATTCAGTTAATCTCCCAACTTAAAACCGGTAAAACTCTAGAGGAAGTCTGTCGTGAATTTAAATGGACTAAAACTCAGGGACTTAAAAAATGGCGAGAGCTTTATTTTTTAGCTCAAAAGCTGCGTAATTGCGATCTCAATATTATTGATGACATCAAGTAG